One window from the genome of Actinoplanes teichomyceticus ATCC 31121 encodes:
- a CDS encoding phosphatase PAP2 family protein, with protein MLVAGLAAGAAVLVWAVFLRTGAGQSLDSAAMRGGDVRHERVTEVLSRTLNATQLAALAAVCLLAAGVGVLRRRFDLSIGAALLVITANVAVQQLKARLDRPDLDGFAMPNSFPSGHTAAAASVAFVLIMVFPRAVRGAVGLLGAAYVAIVAVATVWAEWHRPSDTVAALLIVLACGSLIMWVVRLRRSGPRPSIAPARVATLPLALVGAVSTAAFLFGLATVAVSERVLPDLVSGRFTFLTGVAGIVSAVAGTFHLWVRLTAGDPLPEQGGNNR; from the coding sequence TTGCTGGTCGCGGGGCTCGCGGCCGGCGCGGCCGTGCTGGTCTGGGCGGTGTTCCTGCGTACCGGGGCGGGCCAGAGCCTGGACTCCGCCGCCATGCGGGGCGGGGACGTGCGCCACGAGCGGGTCACCGAGGTGCTCAGCCGTACGCTGAACGCCACCCAGCTCGCCGCGCTCGCCGCGGTCTGCCTGCTGGCCGCCGGCGTCGGCGTGCTGCGCCGGCGGTTCGACCTGTCGATCGGCGCGGCCCTGCTGGTGATCACCGCGAACGTCGCGGTGCAGCAGCTCAAGGCCCGCCTGGACCGGCCGGACCTGGACGGCTTCGCGATGCCGAACTCGTTTCCCAGCGGGCACACCGCGGCCGCCGCGTCGGTCGCGTTCGTGCTGATCATGGTGTTCCCGCGGGCCGTGCGCGGCGCGGTCGGGCTGCTCGGCGCGGCCTACGTGGCGATCGTCGCGGTGGCCACCGTGTGGGCCGAGTGGCACCGCCCCAGCGATACCGTCGCGGCGCTGCTCATCGTGCTGGCCTGCGGATCGCTGATCATGTGGGTGGTCCGGCTGCGCCGGTCCGGCCCGCGCCCGTCGATCGCGCCGGCCCGGGTCGCCACCCTGCCGCTCGCGCTCGTCGGCGCCGTCTCCACCGCGGCCTTCCTGTTCGGGCTGGCCACGGTGGCCGTGTCCGAACGTGTGCTGCCGGATCTGGTGTCCGGCCGGTTCACGTTCCTGACCGGCGTGGCGGGCATCGTGTCCGCCGTCGCCGGAACGTTCCATCTCTGGGTCCGGCTCACCGCCGGCGATCCCCTTCCCGAGCAGGGAGGCAACAACCGATG
- the gsmA gene encoding sporangiospore maturation cell wall hydrolase GsmA, with translation MRHSFRRVLTGAALVLAAGAGMGAAPSAAQAAGVSAVVDVNSQLKVRATPSLAAAVRGTLHDGQKIAVVCSVTGQNVRGKVRTTAVWDRLTSGDYVSHAYVRSTASIPSCTGTPAADKVKAKPGSTAASVAGRVRSADGVVNVRTAPSTRGAVARKVADGATVQLTCYVTGPSVRGTVRTTSQWDRLTDGRYISHAYVVSAALAPCTTPAPATPAPATPAPTPAQFIAAAVPGAQLGWREYGVPPSVTIAQAILESGWGRSSLSAVDRNYFGIKCQNGSYGTIANGCHVYRTTECDKAGKCFATSDAFRTYASMAHSFRDHGRFLKVNKRYAPAFAYTRDANKFIWNVWKAGYATDPKYYTKVTGIMATHNLYQYDTWK, from the coding sequence ATGAGGCACAGCTTCCGACGAGTGCTCACCGGCGCCGCGCTGGTGCTTGCCGCCGGGGCCGGGATGGGCGCCGCCCCGTCCGCCGCCCAGGCGGCCGGGGTGTCCGCCGTGGTGGACGTGAACAGCCAGCTCAAGGTGCGGGCCACGCCGTCGCTGGCGGCGGCGGTGCGGGGTACCCTGCACGACGGCCAGAAGATCGCGGTGGTCTGCTCGGTGACCGGCCAGAACGTCCGCGGCAAGGTCCGCACCACCGCCGTGTGGGACCGCCTGACCAGCGGCGACTACGTGTCGCACGCGTACGTCCGGAGCACCGCGAGCATCCCGTCCTGCACCGGGACGCCGGCCGCCGACAAGGTCAAGGCCAAGCCGGGCAGCACCGCCGCGTCCGTCGCGGGCCGGGTGCGCAGCGCGGACGGCGTGGTCAACGTGCGGACCGCGCCGTCGACGCGGGGCGCGGTGGCGCGCAAGGTCGCCGACGGCGCCACCGTGCAGCTGACCTGTTACGTCACCGGCCCGAGCGTCCGCGGCACGGTCCGTACCACGAGCCAGTGGGACCGGCTGACCGACGGGCGGTACATCTCGCACGCGTACGTCGTCTCGGCCGCCCTGGCGCCCTGCACCACCCCGGCCCCGGCCACCCCGGCCCCGGCCACGCCGGCGCCGACCCCGGCGCAGTTCATCGCCGCCGCGGTGCCCGGCGCCCAGCTCGGCTGGCGCGAGTACGGTGTCCCGCCGTCGGTCACCATCGCCCAGGCCATCCTGGAGTCCGGCTGGGGCCGCAGCAGCCTGTCCGCGGTGGACCGCAACTACTTCGGCATCAAGTGCCAGAACGGCAGCTACGGCACGATCGCCAACGGTTGCCACGTCTACCGCACCACCGAGTGCGACAAGGCCGGGAAGTGCTTCGCCACCTCGGACGCGTTCCGCACGTACGCCAGCATGGCGCATTCGTTCCGCGACCACGGCCGCTTCCTGAAGGTGAACAAGCGGTACGCGCCGGCGTTCGCCTACACCCGGGACGCGAACAAGTTCATCTGGAACGTGTGGAAGGCCGGCTACGCCACCGACCCGAAGTACTACACCAAGGTCACCGGCATCATGGCGACCCACAACCTCTACCAGTACGACACCTGGAAGTAG